The genomic segment gctgaaatctttgtgtttctgtgtttgaaatcGCGGGCTTACtcgtttttctttcttcctttctttatccTTTTTTACAAATGACCAAGCGGGAGAGGAGAAGTCTCCGACCGCTTGCATAACGTGCAGTCACACACGGAGGTGCTGCAGCTCAACGAGCAGTTTGGTTTAGCTCCTTCAAAGAGAAAGGAGCCAGAACAAGTTGTCTTCCACTTTGTTTCCAGAGAGGGGGGGGGAAGTCAACGTCTGTGGCCTCTGGCATTTTAAAGCAGTATCTGGGCAACATACGGAGAGTGAGTGCTTGCTACAGCTGCCAGTAACGGGAGGTCGCTGGATTCGATcctaaaaggaaacagaagagtcGCATTTAACCTAAGCCGACACGTAGCTGGGCTGAACGCGTGCGTTAGTAACCACAGAGCCTGCGCAAGCGCTGGCGCTCGGGCCGTGAGCGTACGCAGCCCCGAGGGGCAGGACATTCGTCAAGGAGAACTGAAGCCAACGGCGCTTCTCTCCCAGCGCGGCGCTGCCAGCTGGCTCCCGCGCTCCGGCCACCAGGCTGTTTCTAACATCCCCTCCAGACGCGCCTGCTCCCGCCGACGAGCGGCGGCGGGGTGCTGTCAGCGCTGCCGTACCTCCTACCTGCCCGGCTCGGCATGCTTTTGGTTTTCACAGAGTCAACAAACTGGTGAGgaagcaggtggagggaggaaaaccagcagattccttcctgccctcaaaGCAAAGGGAGCAATAGTTGGGGGACAAAGCGCGGGGGCAGAAGACCAGGCTAAACTACTTCTGCAGCTACCAAGGAAGCCCTGGCACCATCCTGCAGCTCCCCCCGCTGCAGCTGCTCCCCCATCTCCAGCTCCACACATGCTCCATGTGCCTTCCTGCTCACCCTGTACTCCTCCCGCATAAAAAGATATTCAGAGCCTTCCTATAAACACCCCTTAAATAGCTTCTCTGCCTGTGCCCCACACCCACAGAGAGGTATTATGTGCCTTACATGACACAGAGGGTGTTTTCTGCCATGTAGGGAAAGTCAACCTGGAGGAATCAGGTGCCCCACGTTGTTCAGTGATGACTGACCAGCTAAGGAAGGAGTCTGATAAGCTCTGGAGTGCTGAGCCCATCTTCCTGCCcggagggaagagagaaaggctGGGGGATCCTCAGGATCAAGCAATGGCTAAGGAGAAGCCTGCGGCCATGGGTGATTTATGCCACGCTATGGTTCCAGTCCCACATTTAGGAATCCATTTCACTGTGCTTAAAACAAGCCTAGGCGGAGGATTTGGCACCAGGAAACCCAGGGCAGCACCGCTCGGAGGAAGTTTGTGATCGTACCCCAGCACCATGCCCAGCTCCTTGACGTGAACTCTCATCTGGCCCTTGAGATACTCGGACAGCatcttgcttttgaaatagaGCTCCTGCAGCCGATCTTCCAGGTGCATAACACACTAGAAAGCAAAGGGAGTTGTGTCAGGGAGAAGACAGCGCTATACCCAAGCCGTGGCCAGCCTCAGAGCAAAACAGCACAGACCCCATACGTCTATTGGCCGTGTCTAGGTGAATAATTACTAAGATATTCACTGGCACGGCTCTTGCTTTTGAGCAGAAGCCTTTGACTGCACGTTAAATCAGAATTAATGAGACGGTTGTCTCGATTACAGAGCAGCGTTTAAATGGACAGCTCAAACAGCTGCACCAGGGGGTGCTCTGGCTACTAAAATGTGGCTACGGATAAATAACCCAGGCAGAGCCTGGCAACCTCTTTAACCTACGAAGTGAAAGGAGGCTTTGAAAACATCGCCCTCTCGATTGTCATTCATACTTACGAAGTTTGGAGATAAATTATGCTTGTAAAGCTGAAGAGTGGAATGAAGCAGGTTGGAGACAAGACTCGAGACTAACACTTCTTTTCCCAGCTTATTATCAATCATTCGTCTCTGGCTACTGGCCACTTGCACTGTCCATTTGTCCGTGTCTGCAATAATGCAGACGGCTTCTGCAATGGGTTCATCCAGAACAGGATGCTAGAAACAAAGAACGAATAGCACAACCCTGAGAATGACCGACGACAACGGTCTCTTCACGAGACGCCGCCGCCCTGGGCAGCGGGGATGGCAGCCCAGACACTGCTCCATCTATAATACAGTAACGTGTGCTAACGTTGCGTTCCATCGATTAAAACCAGAGCTTTACTGTAAGCAAGGCACAGCCTTAGGGTAGTCGctattttacatttccttccaggCTTGGAAGCCTGTCACTGGCTGACAAATCTTTTGATACTTGATCTAAAGAGTTCTGACGTATCTAAAGTATCTTTCAAATGCCTAAAACTGAAAGTACCCAAACCCCAACTTGCTGTTCAACATGGCTGTGTTAACGAGGTCGGGTTTATTCCCAGTTTCACGGGTTTCCCTGTACGGGAGGGCCAGCAGAGGGAGTCAGGAACCAAGCCTGCGCCCAGCTCCTCTGTTCCCTTCCTTCCAAGCAGCGTTTCACCTCTCTAAAGCCATGGAGGTTTCAAAAAGGCAGTATTTGGAAGGCCACTGCCCTCCCCAGTGCATTCTTTGGGCTGGACTGTTAGGAAGCGGCCCTTTCCAGAGAGTCCCGGCAGGGACTTCACACAGGGCTAGGAAGCAGTTGTTATTTTACTTGAGGATAAGCATATACAATCTTGCTCAGTCATTTCGTATCCTCTCCGTCTTTAACTTTTGCAATTGAAGTTTAAGTCTGCTGATGGACGTGCACCGCTATTAGGCTGTATTCCAGATAAGTCTCTTTCGTAGCAGCTACCTCACACTGCCGCCTCTGTAGCCTGAAGTTCAATTACACTTCACAAATGGTTTAAACATTTGGCCTAAAACACGCTGGCTTAAAACGGCGCCTAGAACAGCCGCGCAGGGAGCGAAACTGCCCCCCACAGGGCCGGGCACGAGGAAAGGGGGGGAATGGCCGCAGGAAGGGTAGCCGTGCCTGCGTAAGGGGCGATGCGCGTCGCTAATCGAGAGGTGTGGAAGAGGGGGAGGTTTCAGAGGCTCCCAGGCGAGCGCTCAGAGAAGCAGACTGCCTGCTCACCAGTCCGTGTGCGGGTCTTTCCCCATTTCCTTGGGAATAAGCTAGAGGGGAGCAGAATCACGCTGTTCAGTGACAGCCTGCTTTCCACTCCTCTCCTGGGGACCATAAAAGGCGTAGGAAATACCCAGCCATGCCCCAGTTCATCTAGGGAAAAGCTTCTGTGGAGAAGAGATGGTTTCGGGCACACAGAAGTATGAGGTCCCTCGGGACAATTATCTTTCTATTGGTTTCTCCTTTTCCAATGAAGCCGGCACTATCGGACGCTTTGACTATAGTCTTAAAGAAAGAGTAACGTCCCCAAAACACTGAGCATTCCTGATGGCTTCCCCGCAGAGAGCCCGTTCTGCCCCACGAGCAGCAGCACCTCGGTTAGCCGTGCGCGGAAAGAGGCGGGAGCAAAGGCAGCTTCTGCACACCCACTGCAGCAAGGCTGCGTGCCCGGGAAGAGACGCGCAGCAACCTGGGCGTTTGGTCTCGTTCGCCTTCGGTCCATCCTGTGGGCACGGAACCGTCAGCAGGCTGCCCTGCCTACAGACCATGATTTCTCTACGGCTTAGCACAGAGACCCCGCTTCCCAAGGGCACGAGCCTCTCAGCCAGCTTCAGTGGGAGTCTAGCTTTTTGTGCTCCAGATTTGCAGTGAAAACCCCACGTTTTTCAGATACATTAAcggagagaggagaaaaaattggTGACTTGGGACTGTAGAAGCCTGAGACAGTAAATATTTCCACTTCCAGCTTCAAAACATTTGCCTTTCCCTACTGCGACAAATACATTTACCAAATATAGCTTAATTACCTGCACAGCATGAGATAAATCTGACACCAAACAGTGCCTCAGCTTTTCATCACTTCCTATTCCTTGCAAAACAAAGTCAGGGACGTAAGAGGAACAGTAGCCACCTAGCAAGGATCGTCCAAAATTGGCGATACTGGGCTGGACAGAGTTCACTTCAACTAATTTTGACCTGCAAGAAAGGCATATCAAAGAGATGCACAGTTATAACCAACAAATTCAGCGTTACAGAGAGCTGGCATTTTCGTATCTATCGTATCTCTTCTAACTTCCCTTCGAGCACTTTGTAAAAAGAAAGGGTTTCGAGTCAGTTTTGCAGTCAGCGCGTTGTGGAAGAAAAGGATACGAGCCACGATCGCAAAGCacaattagtatttttttccagaccaCTGATCTCTCTAGATTCTTTTACAACCAGCAAGCTCAAGAGACGCTTTTCCACCCGCTGATGCCAAGTTGGGCTACGTTCCTCCAAACACATGACACAAGAAGAGGCTCTATCTTTTTTAGGCTCTATTACTGCTGAACAGCACTTACCCAGGGAAGGGAATCTCATATTCTTCTGCCCAGTCTTCTTGCTCTCCTCCATAATAGTTACCGCTTGGTCTAGTTAGATCGTGACCTGTATCCTCACTTTCGCTGTCACCCAGGGCACTATCTGAACTCTCATTTCTTGGAATGTCCCAATCAATTCCCGGGCCGACTTTTTTCTCTACGTTTTGTCTGTCCCCATGGGGGACGCAAATAGAGATTTTCTCTCTTTGGTCCTGCTCATTAAAGCAGTTTTTGTAGGTCTCTTGTCGAACAGAGTCCATAAATTTACAAAACTCACTAGGCGGTTTGCTAGTCTTTGTACAGAGCTTTTTAGAAAACTCTAAACTACTGTTGTGAGCAAGAAGGTCTGGAGCTGCTTGCCCTGGAATATCATCAATAGTCCGGGTTTCAACTGAACTGTCGTCAGTAAAATATTCGTCAAACAGACTCATGCTCTCGGGGTTGTATGGATTGGGATTCCAGCTCTGATGCTCGCTAGCGACTTGAGGAAAGGGTTCAGCTGTCCCACAGTCTCTATTTTGGTCCTCGACAGTTTGTTTAGCTTCACAGTTCTGATCAGCAGACACTCCTTCCTCCGTTGCGGGCGGGCTGTGATGCCTAGCAATTTGTTCCACTACTGCCTGACTTCTGAGTTCGATGTCTGAATCTGGTGACATGGAATCTCCGATGAGGAAAGTCACCTTTGTCTGAGCTTCGGCAGCACTGCAAGGAAACGCGTCGCAGAAGAGCTTATCCGGCGGCTTCTTCTCCACAGCAATACCAGGTGATCTTGTCACGCCGACCGCCTGGTTGCCCGATTCCAGCGAGTCTTCGTTCCTCCACACGTTTGCTGCTGGCTCCAAACCAGCCTCGGTCACTACACGTTTTTCGGGTGAAGCTGACCCTGCGCACACCACGGTCTCTAGTTttgtgtccaggcagggtctCAATTGCTTAACATCCACAGCATCTTCCTGGCAATCGTCAGGAACAATAGTTCTGTTCTCATCCGAGGACGTTTCCAGCTCTACCTTAGGAGTGTTTTCCGCGTCTTCTCTCTCTTGCTGTGAAACACCTTCTATGTTTTGTGCAAGGGAAATCGGACATTTGCAATATTTGCAGCTACAGTTAGAAGTTCTCGTTTCTTCAGACTCCGTCGGTAGCAAGTTGCCCCTGTTCTTGTGCATTGTGACAAGCACATACTCCGATTCTTCTacttctcctttctccagcGTGGTGGTTATAACAGTTCCAGGCATGACAATGGCTTCATCTTCCCCATTTTCTAGAAGATGCGTCTCTTGAAGTTCAGAGCATCTGATGAAGTAAGTAAGGAAATAAAGCAACCTCTGTACCAGGTCATGCCTTTTGCCAACCACAACTGTTTTTGCTAATCTCACAGGTGATCCGATAGCCCCATACAGGTCACCTAGAACAGGAAATAAGACAGACCATTATTttgcatctttaaaata from the Phalacrocorax aristotelis chromosome 8, bGulAri2.1, whole genome shotgun sequence genome contains:
- the FNIP1 gene encoding folliculin-interacting protein 1 isoform X2 produces the protein MPPTLFQKLFNKKHGLISPARDARDDCVFSWPLPEFDPSQIRLIVYQDCERRGRNVLFDSSAKRKIEDVSVSLCSDAQVRVFGKCCQLKPGGDSSSSLDSSINSSSSFSDPKEQCPKYQGSRCSSDANMLGEMMFGSVAMSYKGSTLKIHQIRSPPQLMLSKVFTARTGSSIYGSLNTLQDSLEFINQDSNTLKPDHSTIMNGLLGNIGLSQLCSPRRAFSEQGPLRLIRSASFFAVHSNPMDMPGREQNEDRDSGIARSASLSSLLITPFPSPGSSFNKSCASSYQRRWRRSQTTSLENGVFPRWSMDESFNLSDDSSGPSPGIVRKKKIAIGVIFSLSRDEDENNKFNEFFFSHFPLFESHMNKLKSAIEQAMKMSRRSADASQRSLAYNRIVDALNEFRTTICNLYTMPRIGEPVWLTMMSGTPEKNQLCHRFMKEFTFLMENASKNQFLPALLTAVLTNHLAWVPTVMPNGQPPIRIFLEKHSSQSVDMLAKTHPYNPLWAQLGDLYGAIGSPVRLAKTVVVGKRHDLVQRLLYFLTYFIRCSELQETHLLENGEDEAIVMPGTVITTTLEKGEVEESEYVLVTMHKNRGNLLPTESEETRTSNCSCKYCKCPISLAQNIEGVSQQEREDAENTPKVELETSSDENRTIVPDDCQEDAVDVKQLRPCLDTKLETVVCAGSASPEKRVVTEAGLEPAANVWRNEDSLESGNQAVGVTRSPGIAVEKKPPDKLFCDAFPCSAAEAQTKVTFLIGDSMSPDSDIELRSQAVVEQIARHHSPPATEEGVSADQNCEAKQTVEDQNRDCGTAEPFPQVASEHQSWNPNPYNPESMSLFDEYFTDDSSVETRTIDDIPGQAAPDLLAHNSSLEFSKKLCTKTSKPPSEFCKFMDSVRQETYKNCFNEQDQREKISICVPHGDRQNVEKKVGPGIDWDIPRNESSDSALGDSESEDTGHDLTRPSGNYYGGEQEDWAEEYEIPFPGSKLVEVNSVQPSIANFGRSLLGGYCSSYVPDFVLQGIGSDEKLRHCLVSDLSHAVQHPVLDEPIAEAVCIIADTDKWTVQVASSQRRMIDNKLGKEVLVSSLVSNLLHSTLQLYKHNLSPNFCVMHLEDRLQELYFKSKMLSEYLKGQMRVHVKELGMVLGIESSDLPLLAAVASTHSPYVAQILL
- the FNIP1 gene encoding folliculin-interacting protein 1 isoform X3 — encoded protein: MLPSWPLPEFDPSQIRLIVYQDCERRGRNVLFDSSAKRKIEDVSVSKLCSDAQVRVFGKCCQLKPGGDSSSSLDSSINSSSSFSDPKEQCPKYQGSRCSSDANMLGEMMFGSVAMSYKGSTLKIHQIRSPPQLMLSKVFTARTGSSIYGSLNTLQDSLEFINQDSNTLKPDHSTIMNGLLGNIGLSQLCSPRRAFSEQGPLRLIRSASFFAVHSNPMDMPGREQNEDRDSGIARSASLSSLLITPFPSPGSSFNKSCASSYQRRWRRSQTTSLENGVFPRWSMDESFNLSDDSSGPSPGIVRKKKIAIGVIFSLSRDEDENNKFNEFFFSHFPLFESHMNKLKSAIEQAMKMSRRSADASQRSLAYNRIVDALNEFRTTICNLYTMPRIGEPVWLTMMSGTPEKNQLCHRFMKEFTFLMENASKNQFLPALLTAVLTNHLAWVPTVMPNGQPPIRIFLEKHSSQSVDMLAKTHPYNPLWAQLGDLYGAIGSPVRLAKTVVVGKRHDLVQRLLYFLTYFIRCSELQETHLLENGEDEAIVMPGTVITTTLEKGEVEESEYVLVTMHKNRGNLLPTESEETRTSNCSCKYCKCPISLAQNIEGVSQQEREDAENTPKVELETSSDENRTIVPDDCQEDAVDVKQLRPCLDTKLETVVCAGSASPEKRVVTEAGLEPAANVWRNEDSLESGNQAVGVTRSPGIAVEKKPPDKLFCDAFPCSAAEAQTKVTFLIGDSMSPDSDIELRSQAVVEQIARHHSPPATEEGVSADQNCEAKQTVEDQNRDCGTAEPFPQVASEHQSWNPNPYNPESMSLFDEYFTDDSSVETRTIDDIPGQAAPDLLAHNSSLEFSKKLCTKTSKPPSEFCKFMDSVRQETYKNCFNEQDQREKISICVPHGDRQNVEKKVGPGIDWDIPRNESSDSALGDSESEDTGHDLTRPSGNYYGGEQEDWAEEYEIPFPGSKLVEVNSVQPSIANFGRSLLGGYCSSYVPDFVLQGIGSDEKLRHCLVSDLSHAVQHPVLDEPIAEAVCIIADTDKWTVQVASSQRRMIDNKLGKEVLVSSLVSNLLHSTLQLYKHNLSPNFCVMHLEDRLQELYFKSKMLSEYLKGQMRVHVKELGMVLGIESSDLPLLAAVASTHSPYVAQILL
- the FNIP1 gene encoding folliculin-interacting protein 1 isoform X4, with product MPPTLFQKLFNKKHGLISPARDARDDCVFSWPLPEFDPSQIRLIVYQDCERRGRNVLFDSSAKRKIEDVSVSKLCSDAQVRVFGKCCQLKPGGDSSSSLDSSINSSSSFSDPKEQCPKYQGSRCSSDANMLGEMMFGSVAMSYKGSTLKIHQIRSPPQLMLSKVFTARTGSSIYGSLNTLQDSLEFINQDSNTLKPDHSTIMNGLLGNIVHSNPMDMPGREQNEDRDSGIARSASLSSLLITPFPSPGSSFNKSCASSYQRRWRRSQTTSLENGVFPRWSMDESFNLSDDSSGPSPGIVRKKKIAIGVIFSLSRDEDENNKFNEFFFSHFPLFESHMNKLKSAIEQAMKMSRRSADASQRSLAYNRIVDALNEFRTTICNLYTMPRIGEPVWLTMMSGTPEKNQLCHRFMKEFTFLMENASKNQFLPALLTAVLTNHLAWVPTVMPNGQPPIRIFLEKHSSQSVDMLAKTHPYNPLWAQLGDLYGAIGSPVRLAKTVVVGKRHDLVQRLLYFLTYFIRCSELQETHLLENGEDEAIVMPGTVITTTLEKGEVEESEYVLVTMHKNRGNLLPTESEETRTSNCSCKYCKCPISLAQNIEGVSQQEREDAENTPKVELETSSDENRTIVPDDCQEDAVDVKQLRPCLDTKLETVVCAGSASPEKRVVTEAGLEPAANVWRNEDSLESGNQAVGVTRSPGIAVEKKPPDKLFCDAFPCSAAEAQTKVTFLIGDSMSPDSDIELRSQAVVEQIARHHSPPATEEGVSADQNCEAKQTVEDQNRDCGTAEPFPQVASEHQSWNPNPYNPESMSLFDEYFTDDSSVETRTIDDIPGQAAPDLLAHNSSLEFSKKLCTKTSKPPSEFCKFMDSVRQETYKNCFNEQDQREKISICVPHGDRQNVEKKVGPGIDWDIPRNESSDSALGDSESEDTGHDLTRPSGNYYGGEQEDWAEEYEIPFPGSKLVEVNSVQPSIANFGRSLLGGYCSSYVPDFVLQGIGSDEKLRHCLVSDLSHAVQHPVLDEPIAEAVCIIADTDKWTVQVASSQRRMIDNKLGKEVLVSSLVSNLLHSTLQLYKHNLSPNFCVMHLEDRLQELYFKSKMLSEYLKGQMRVHVKELGMVLGIESSDLPLLAAVASTHSPYVAQILL
- the FNIP1 gene encoding folliculin-interacting protein 1 isoform X1, which codes for MPPTLFQKLFNKKHGLISPARDARDDCVFSWPLPEFDPSQIRLIVYQDCERRGRNVLFDSSAKRKIEDVSVSKLCSDAQVRVFGKCCQLKPGGDSSSSLDSSINSSSSFSDPKEQCPKYQGSRCSSDANMLGEMMFGSVAMSYKGSTLKIHQIRSPPQLMLSKVFTARTGSSIYGSLNTLQDSLEFINQDSNTLKPDHSTIMNGLLGNIGLSQLCSPRRAFSEQGPLRLIRSASFFAVHSNPMDMPGREQNEDRDSGIARSASLSSLLITPFPSPGSSFNKSCASSYQRRWRRSQTTSLENGVFPRWSMDESFNLSDDSSGPSPGIVRKKKIAIGVIFSLSRDEDENNKFNEFFFSHFPLFESHMNKLKSAIEQAMKMSRRSADASQRSLAYNRIVDALNEFRTTICNLYTMPRIGEPVWLTMMSGTPEKNQLCHRFMKEFTFLMENASKNQFLPALLTAVLTNHLAWVPTVMPNGQPPIRIFLEKHSSQSVDMLAKTHPYNPLWAQLGDLYGAIGSPVRLAKTVVVGKRHDLVQRLLYFLTYFIRCSELQETHLLENGEDEAIVMPGTVITTTLEKGEVEESEYVLVTMHKNRGNLLPTESEETRTSNCSCKYCKCPISLAQNIEGVSQQEREDAENTPKVELETSSDENRTIVPDDCQEDAVDVKQLRPCLDTKLETVVCAGSASPEKRVVTEAGLEPAANVWRNEDSLESGNQAVGVTRSPGIAVEKKPPDKLFCDAFPCSAAEAQTKVTFLIGDSMSPDSDIELRSQAVVEQIARHHSPPATEEGVSADQNCEAKQTVEDQNRDCGTAEPFPQVASEHQSWNPNPYNPESMSLFDEYFTDDSSVETRTIDDIPGQAAPDLLAHNSSLEFSKKLCTKTSKPPSEFCKFMDSVRQETYKNCFNEQDQREKISICVPHGDRQNVEKKVGPGIDWDIPRNESSDSALGDSESEDTGHDLTRPSGNYYGGEQEDWAEEYEIPFPGSKLVEVNSVQPSIANFGRSLLGGYCSSYVPDFVLQGIGSDEKLRHCLVSDLSHAVQHPVLDEPIAEAVCIIADTDKWTVQVASSQRRMIDNKLGKEVLVSSLVSNLLHSTLQLYKHNLSPNFCVMHLEDRLQELYFKSKMLSEYLKGQMRVHVKELGMVLGIESSDLPLLAAVASTHSPYVAQILL